From Apium graveolens cultivar Ventura chromosome 9, ASM990537v1, whole genome shotgun sequence, the proteins below share one genomic window:
- the LOC141685395 gene encoding uncharacterized protein LOC141685395 has protein sequence MPENQQRGFAALKDRLGIRLGDDDLRMVLLEWQKEADRGDVTPHDTTRENRKRHHDHERAPPRRSLDRYGRGYGNDRWRRPQWRGRGGGRGRYLEVYRRDNYRGHLDSRWNNQADGYDYAEHDDHRNIENYDRGTARGRDQGGEENQGRNQGRNPEVIVIPEDVQNTNQQQALPGGNQVEVPPLQPQGPQPQMQTIPGVGTFNVGDLKRLLNHLEGRVTATAEIPSPFLVAVREAQLPAGYRNTTSDLRFHGNSDPVEFLGRFNIEMDVYQVSDLARCRLLAATFREIAQQWFQKLGPGVITSWDQMKTLFLTKFQAAVRYAPSVTTLVNVRQRENESLTSYFKRFNAESTSVRGTSDEALKSFLIAGLRVGSDFWKHLLGKDPTTLADVFALAESFKAIEQSLAEVQPTSQSSQRSKGRKRDRSPSPRYRRSSRSPDRVNTASTRRGWSPPLNYDYWTSRYTPLVTSIEHIYEVNKNKGLFRKPEALSSWQSKDKKKYCEYHESSGHNTHECRHLKDEIEALIKEGYLGEWVVKEVRKHKDDRTREEERRAPCGSNNDTLEDSKFVKDGSIRTSYGGDPGMECSNRALARYAREARFRPLMDIHRVETRPPKVFKGESMDITFREADARWVLHPHNDALVISIQIGTKNVHRAFMDNGSSTNILYYSTFKKMRLPDQDMSGEDSWVYGFSGAGVRVMGSIRLPCTLRESPLSVTKMLEFKVLNQESSHNVLLGRPFLREMRVITFIHHLTIKFPMPNGVGSIKGSQYDSLECYRQAMKGFRKDSHVEDTPDIDQEKSIEQPIEEIRVHYYVEQEDEHPSGLPPTMLYLEDMIRIEMLEEEEAMDNIVQTDFHGERLEGRFDVLQILEQDDALPPEGASLPAKYIKEVDAPAMQGAPSKEVDAPPKGDAPSLQDNEIRDSPDLDPRIPMPMEKMGPAEDTIEIPVDEKDPSKVLRIGSLLTPSLKEGLSIFMLANLDVFPWSHSDMVGINPEIMCHRLNIDPKHKGVQQKRRAVSGERVIALAEEVDRLLDVGLIWESFYPEWLANPVLVKKPNDKWGTCVDFTNLNKACPKDSFPLPRIDQLVDATAGHALLSFMDAYSGCKEFFKAIKGRGKDFLWTPECEEAFLKIKEQLGNPPMLAKPEDGETLILYLAVSEYSVSAVLAHRIEVRTAYPLRHILHKHESSGRMLKWVVELGKFDLEYCPRTAIKGQALADFILEFDAEVDDKAIVLA, from the exons ATGCCGGAAAACCAGCAACGGGGCTTCGCAGCTTTGAAAGATCGCTTGGGGATCCGCTTGGGCGATGATGATTTAAGAATGGTGTTACTTGAATGGCAGAAAGAAGCTGATCGCGGAGATGTGACGCCCCAtgatacaacgcgt gaaAATCGGAAGCGGCACCACGatcatgagagagctcctccTCGCAGATCGTTGGATCGATATGGGCGTGGGTATGGAAACGATCGTTGGAGAAGGCCCCAATGGAGAGGAAGAGGTGGAGGCCGAGGTAGATATTTAGAGGTATACCGTCGCGATAATTACCGCGGCCACCTTGATTCCCGCTGGAATAACCAAGCAGATGGCTATGATTATGCTGAACATGATGATCATAGAAATATAGAAAACTATGATCGCGGTACGGCTCGGGGCCGCGACCAAGGTGGAGAAGAGAATCAAGGGAGAAATCAAGGACGAAATCCTGAAGTAATTGTGATACCCGAAGACGTCCAGAATACGAACCAGCAGCAAGCCCTTCCCGGAGGAAATCAAGTGGAGGTACCTCCATTACAGCCCCAAGGTCCGCAGCCTCAAATGCAGACCATTCCAGGCGTGGGAACTTTCAATGTGGGAGATTTAAAAAGGCTACTTAACCACTTGGAAGGCAGGGTGACGGCCACAGCTGAAATCCCTTCCCCATTTTTGGTGGCAGTAAGAGAGGCACAGTTGCCGGCCGGGTATCGCAACACTACTAGCGATCTCCGTTTCCACGGAAACTCAGATCCGGTGGAATTCCTGGGTCGTTTTAATATAGAGATGGATGTTTACCAAGTCTCGGACTTGGCTCGATGCCGTCTCTTAGCGGCAACCTTTAGAGAAATTGCCCAACAGTGGTTTCAAAAGCTCGGGCCAGGAGTGATCACCTCATGGGATCAGATGAAGACTCTGTTCTTAACCAAGTTCCAAGCCGCGGTAAGATACGCGCCCTCTGTCACAACTCTTGTCAATGTTAGGCAAAGGGAAAATGAAAGCTTGACATCGTACTTCAAAAGGTTCAACGCTGAATCTACTAGTGTGAGGGGAACATCGGACGAAGCCTTGAAAAGCTTCTTGATCGCAGGATTAAGGGTTGGCTCGGACTTTTGGAAGCACTTGCTAGGGAAAGACCCGACTACTCTAGCAGATGTCTTCGCTTTGGCAGAATCTTTTAAAGCTATAGAACAATCTCTGGCAGAAGTGCAACCGACTTCACAGTCAAGTCAGAGAAGCAAAGGAAGGAAGAGGGATAGGTCTCCGAGCCCAAGGTACCGAAGAAGTAGTCGAAGCCCAGACCGGGTGAATACAGCAAGCACAAGGAGGGGATGGAGTCCTCCCTTAAACTATGACTACTGGACAAGCCGGTACACACCTCTGGTCACATCTATCGAGCATATCTATGAAGTAAACAAAAATAAAGGGCTATTTAGAAAACCTGAAGCTTTATCATCATGGCAAAGCAAAGACAAGAAAAAATATTGCGAATACCATGAATCATCCGGACATAACACGCATGAGTGCCGAcatttaaaagatgaaattgaagcACTTATTAAGGAAGGATACCTCGGAGAATGGGTAGTCAAGGAAGTAAGGAAGCACAAGGATGACAGAACAAGGGAAGAAGAAAGACGAGCCCCGTGCGGGTCGAACAACGATACCCTGGAGGATAGTAAATTTGTCAAGGATGGCAGTATCCGAACAAGCTACGGGGGAGATCCTGGGATGGAATGCAGCAACCGAGCCTTGGCAAGATACGCTAGGGAAGCCCGGTTCAGGCCTCTCATGGACATTCATAGGGTGGAAACTCGGCCGCCCAAAGTATTTAAGGGTGAGTCCATGGATATCACCTTCAGAGAAGCAGATGCCCGATGGGTACTTCATCCCCACAATGATGCGCTGGTTATTTCCATCCAAATCGGAACCAAAAATGTCCATAGAGCCTTCATGGATAATGGAAGCTCGACAAATATCCTCTATTACAGCACCTTCAAAAAGATGAGACTACCTGATCAGGATATGTCGGGGGAAGACTCGTGGGTCTATGGTTTTTCAGGCGCAGGAGTTAGAGTCATGGGATCGATTCGGCTGCCATGTACTTTGAGGGAAAGCCCATTGTCGGTAACAAAGATGCTTGAATTTAAGGTCCTGAATCAGGAATCATCCCACAACGTGTTGTTGGGACGACCTTTTCTGCGGGAGATGAGAGTTATCACTTTCATTCACCACCTAACTATCAAATTTCCAATGCCAAATGGGGTGGGAAGTATAAAGGGTTCCCAGTATGACTCTCTGGAGTGCTACAGGCAAGCTATGAAAGGCTTTAGAAAAGACTCCCATGTCGAAGATACTCCGGACATAGATCAAGAAAAAAGTATTGAGCAACCAATTGAGGAAATCCGAGTCCACTATTATGTTGAGCAAGAAGATGAGCATCCCTCCGGGCTGCCCCCAACAATGTTGTACTTGGAAGACATGATCAGAATTGAGATGTTGGAAGAAGAGGAGGCGATGGATAACATAGTCCAAACAGATTTCCATGGGGAACGGTTAGAAGGGAGATTCGATGTCTTGCAAATCCTCGAACAGGATGATGCTCTTCCCCCTGAAGGAGCATCCTTACCCGCAAAATATATTAAAGAAGTTGATGCCCCTGCTATGCAAGGTGCGCCTTCTAAAGAAGTCGACGCTCCTCCTAAAGGGGATGCGCCTTCTCTACAAGATAATGAAATTCGCGATTCGCCTGACCTGGATCCCCGGATACCAATGCCGATGGAAAAGATGGGGCCAGCAGAAGATACGATCGAAATCCCTGTCGATGAAAAAGATCCGAGTAAGGTTTTGAGAATAGGATCCCTGTTGACACCAAGTTTAAAGGAAGGTCTTTCAATATTTATGTTGGCGAACCTTGATGTATTTCCATGGAGCCATTCTGATATGGTAGGAATTAATCCGGAGATAATGTGTCACCGATTGAATATCGACCCCAAACATAAGGGGGTTCAACAAAAACGAAGGGCCGTAAGTGGAGAGAGAGTTATAGCCCTAGCAGAGGAAGTAGATAGGCTCTTGGATGTCGGACTAATCTGGGAATCCTTCTACCCAGAATGGCTAGCAAACCCGGTGTTGGTAAAAAAGCCCAACGACAAATGGGGAACATGCGTGGATTTCACCAATCTGAATAAGGCGTGCCCGAAAGATAGTTTTCCCCTAccaagaattgatcagttggtcgaCGCCACGGCAGGACATGCCTTGCTCAGCTTCATGGACGCATACTCCGG GTGCAAAGAATTCTTCAAGGCAATCAAAGGAAGAGGGAAGGATTTTTTGTGGACTCCTGAGTGTGAAGAAGCTTTTCTGAAAATCAAGGAGCAGTTGGGAAATCCTCCGATGTTGGCCAAACCAGAAGACGGAGAGACATTGATTCTTTATTTGGCGGTGTCTGAATATTCCGTCAGCGCGGTATTG gctcatcgAATAGAAGTTCGCACCGCTTATCCGCTTCGGCATATTCTACATAAACATGAATCGTCAGGGAGAATGTTAAAATGGGTAGTGGAGCTAGGAAAATTCGATTTGGAATATTGTCCTCGCACGGCAATCAAGGGACAAGCGCTGGCTGATTTCATACTTGAGTTTGATGCAGAAGTCGATGATAAGGCCATAGTGTTGGCATAA